The window GCGGAGACGCTGCCCGCCCTCGACGACCTCGTCGACGAGGGCGTGGTCGACCGGATCGGGCTCTCGAACTTCCGGCCCGACCAGCTCGCGGAGGCGATCCACCGGCTCGACCACGACGTGTTCGCCCACCAGGTCGAGTGTCATCCCCTGCTCCAACAGGAGGAGCTGCGCGAGCTCGCGGCCGAACACGGCCACTGGCTCGTCGCGTACTCGCCGATCGCGCGCAACCGGGTGGCCGACGTGGACGTCCTGCGGGAGGTCGCCGCGAAACACGACGCGAGCCCGGCGCAGGTGAGCCTCGCGTGGCTGCTCTCGAAGGAGCGGGTCGCGCCGATCCCGAAGGCCGCCGACTTCGACCACGTCGAGGCGAACTGGGCAGCGCGCGACATCGACCTCGATCCCGAGGACATCGAGCGGATCGACGCGCTCGACCGCGGCGAGCGAATCGTCGACTTCGACGAGGCGCCGTGGAATCGGGTGTGACCGCGGCCCGTCCGGGCCGAGCGTAGAGGAGCTCCTCGTCCGGCCGTGAGACGGGGGCGCGGCGGAACTGAACGCCGTCCCGCAGCGAACCGAGACCCTGACGCCCCGTCGGCCGGGGTTTCACTTCCGCTTTCGGGCGCGTTTTTAAAAGGCGTCGGCACGACGTCTCCGGTATGAGCCAGTCCACGTTCGACGACGACGACCTGTTCGGCGAGGCGGCCGAAGAGACCCGCGCCGAGGTCGAAGAGCACCTCGCGGCCGCCCGGGGGGAGCTCCCCGACCCGGACGCGGTGTGGGAGACGGACGCGGACAACGTGCTCGGCGCGCTCAACGGGCTCAAGTCCGCCCTCGACGTCGGCGACGCGATCGACTCCGTCCGGTCGGCGAAGAAGGCGTACGTGCTCGGCGAGCGCGCCGACGCCTTCGAGGACGCCGACGATTTAAAAGCGGAGATCGAGGAGCTGGAGTCGCTCGTCGGCGACATCGAGAGCGCCGCCGAGGAGGTCAGCTCGCTCACCGGCACCGTCCCGGCGATCCGCGGGGCGTTGCAGGACGCGGCGGAGGCGGCCGAGGACGAGTAGCGTCTCGCGTTTTTAAGCGGACTCCCGCTCGACGACCGCCGCCGCGAGCTCCGCCAGTGCGTCGCTCGCGAGGTCGAGGAGCTCCTCGCCGCGCGCCGCGTCGCCGGCGCTCGGATCGCCGACGACCCCGTTCCCCGTGAACTCGTCCGAGTCGTGCGCGAGGTTCACCCCCGATACCCACTCGCCCCACCGGTCTGCGGCGCCCTCGCGGGCCTCCTCGGTCCGGTCCTCGCGGACGAGGTCGGGGTTCGTCGCGCGCAGCAGCGCCGTCTCCAGCGGACCGGCGTGGCCCATGTCGCCCGCGTGCTCGCCGACCGCCTCGAACCAGGTGAACGCGACGGCGTACCCGTCGTGGGCGGAGTCGCGCGAGAACCGACGGGCGACCTCCGCGAGCGCCCCCACGTTGCCGCCGTGCCCGTTGACGAACACGACTCGGTCGATCCCGTGGTGCGGCAGCGATTCCGCCGCCTCGCGGACGTAGGCCCGGAACGCGTCGGGCGAGACCCACATCGTCCCGTCGAAGGCGCGGTGCTCCTCGGCGACGCCGACGGGGATCGGCGGGGCGACCGCGACCTCGCCCGTGCGTCCCTCGGACGCGTCGCGGTCGGCGGCCTCGTCCTCGTACGCCGCCGCGCCCGCCTCCGCGACGGCGACGGCGTCGAGCGTGTCGGTCCCGAGCGGGGCGTGGGGACCGTGCTGTTCGGTGCTGCCGACGGGGACGAACGCGACGTCGACGTCGGCGTCGCGCACGTCGGTCCAGGTGGCGTCCGCGAGTCGCATACGGCCCCCTCGGCGGGACGCGCCGTATAGCCGACGGTCTTCGGGCGGCGCCGAGTCGGGGCGGCGCTGGGAGGCGACGCGGAGGCGGGACAGCGCAGACGCGGGGCGATCGCCCCGGGGAATTATTCCGCTGCCGGACGAGACGCCACCCATGGGGAATGAGAGCGAGGAACACGGTCGAACGGCGGGGGTGACGTTCGGACCGCTGAAGCGGGCCCTCCGCGAGCACAGCTACCCGGTGTCGGTCGCGGAGCTGGTCGAGCAGTACGGCGGCTTCGAGCTGGAGACCGGAACCGGCGGCGAGCGGCTCGAGACGACGCTGGAGCGATGCGGGCGGGACCGGTTCCACGAGCCGCGAGAGGTGCGCGACGCGATCCTCGACGCGCTGGGCGAGGAGCCGGGGAGCGACGGGGCGACGGCGGGAGCGGACGGGCCGGAGGAAGGCGAGAACGGCGGCGCGGACGACTGGAGCCGACTGTCGACGTGAGCGGTCGGGGAGGGAGACCGCCGGGCGGGGCGGCCCCGCGCCCTCAGTCGTCGTCGGTCTCCGCGTCCTCGATCAGGCGCGCGGTGCGCTCCTGCGCGCGGTCGATGAACTCCTGGGGCAGCTCGTCGATCTCGCCGGCCTGCACGCCCCAGAGGTGGGCGTACAGCCCCCCGTTGTCGAGCAGCTCCGCGTGCGTCCCGCGCTCGACGATCTCCCCGCCCTCCAACACGAGGATGGTGTCGGCGTCCTTGATCGTGGAGAGACGGTGGGCGATCGCGAACGTCGTCCGCTCGGCCGTGAGCCGGTCGAGCGAGCGCTGGATCAGCATCTCCGTCTCGGTGTCGACGTCGGAGGTCGCCTCGTCTAAGACGAGGATGTCGGGGTCTTTGAGCACCGCCCGCGCGATCGTGACGCGCTGGCGCTGGCCGCCCGAGAGCTTCACGCCGCGCTCGCCGACCATCGTGTCGTAGCCGTCCGGGAGGTTCTGGATGAACTCGTGCGCCTCCGCGGCCCGCGCGGCCTCGCGGACCTCCTCGTCGGTCGCCTCGAAGGTGCCGTACGTGATGTTCTCACGGACGGTGCCGTAGAACAGGTACGACGACTGCCCGACGTAGCCAATCGACCGTCGGAGCGACTTGAGCGTCACGTCGCGCACGTTCTGCCCGTCGATCCGGATCGACCCGTCGTCGACGTCGTACATCCGGAGCAGGAGCTTGAGCACCGTGGACTTGCCGGCGCCGGTGGGACCGACCAGCGCGAGCGTCTCCCCGCCCTCAACCTCGAAGTCGATGTCGGAGACGATAGTCTCCTCGTCGTACCCGAAGCTCACGCCGTCGTAGACGACGTCGCCGTCGTCGACGACCAGCTCCTCGGCGTTCGGGTCCTCGGCGAGCCGCGAGGGCTCGTCCATCAGCCCGAAGATCCGCGCGGAGGAGGCACGGGCGCGCTGGTACATGTTGATGATCTGCCCGAACTGCGCCATCGGCCAGATGAACCGCTGGGTGTAGAGGATGAACACGACGAACATCCCCTCCGAGAGCTCGCCGGTGAACGGGCCGGGCGGTCCCTGGAACACCCAGAGCCCGCCGACGACGAACGTGAGGACGAAGCCGATGCCCGCGAGCACGCGGAGCGCCGGGAAGAACTTGATCCGGGTCCGGATCGCGTCCCAGTTGGCGTCGAAGTAGTCCATCGACACGTCGTCGACGCGGTCAGACTCGTACGGCTCCGTGTTCGACGACTTGATCACCTGGATCCCGCCGAGGTTGTTCTCCAGCCGGGAGTTCATCTTGCCGACCGTCGACCGCACCTCGGCGTACTTCGGCTGGATGGTCCTGATGAACAGGTAAGTGAATCCGGCGATGACCGGCACGGGCAACAGCGCGACCAGGGCGAGCTGCCAGTTGATCCAGAACAGCAGGACACTGATCCCGAGCACCATCACGGCCAGGCGGAACACGGAGTTCATCCCGTCGTTGAGGAACCGCTCCAGCCGGTTCACGTCGTTCGAGAGGATGGACATCATCTCCCCGGTCTGCTTGTCCGAGAAGAACTCCATGTTGAGCCGCTGCATCTTGTCGTAGGTGTCCGTCCGGACGTCGTGTTGGATGTTCTGGGCGAACGCATTGAACCCCCAGTTGCGGACCCAGTGGAACGCCGCGCCGAAGGCGAACGCGCCGACGAGGACGGCGATCGTGAACCAGAACTGCTCGGTCTGCGCGGTCGGGAGCCACGCGTCCGGCAGCAACACGAGCGGGATCTGCTCGTCGAACGGGGCCTCGCCGCGGAAGATCGCGTCGAGAGCGATACCGAGCATCAGGGGAGGGAGCAGATCGAGGAGTCGCGCGAAGACGCTGGCGAGGATACCGACGGAGACCTGCGGGAGGTAGTCGCGACCGTACGCGAGGAACAGCCGTTTCATCGGGTTCTCGATCTTCTCCCGCTGTTCCTCGAAGGGGTCGTCTTCCTCCCACTCGACGCTACTCATTACCGTTTCATATCGTATCGCGCCGCAAATAGGTTTCCTTCGAATCGAAATACATCGGCGGAAATCTCCGGTATCGGAGGCCAACGGCCGCGTTTCGGGGATCGGCTTCGCCTCGTAGCGCTCGGCGATCCGGTCACACCTCGCGGCGCTCGACCGACGGGTCGACGTCGGCGGCGGCGAGGTCCTCTCGGATGCGCCGTCGGAGGGGATCCGGGATGTCGTCGCGAGGGACCGGGGCGGCCGTGGCGGGCGCCGTCGAGTCGTCCGCCGCCGTCGAGGCGTCGGCCGCGTCCTCGGCGTCGGTCCCGGCAGCGGCGGGCACCGTCCAGTAGAGGACGCACTCGGCGTCCGCGTAGAACTCCACCGCGAACCGGGCGCCGCCGCCGTCGTAGTGGACCCGGGCGGCTGCGCCCTCCGCATGCCACCCCTCCTGTCGGACGAGCGCGGCGATCGAGTCGTGCATGGTCGCGTTCGGGGCGGCGGGCACATGTCGGCTTCGGCTCGGATCGCGTCGGCCTCGGATCGTTTCGGGGTCGGCGGGGACGACTCACCGCCGGGCCGACCGGGACGACTCACCGCCGGACCGACCGGGACCCCGCCGCCCGCCTCGAAAGGAGTTTATCGCCGCCGGCCGCAGGAGGGGTATGTCCCTTCGCGTCACGTTCCTCGGAACGGGCGGCGCCGTCCCGACCACCGAGCGCGCGCCGAGCGCACTGTTCGTCAACCGCGAGGGCGACCGCCTCCTCTTCGACTGCGGCGAGGGGACCCAGCGCGGCATGATGCGGCACGGCACCGGGTTCGGGGTCGACCACGTGTTCGTCTCGCACCTCCACGGCGACCACGTCCTCGGGATCCCGGGACTGGTCCAGACGCTCGGATTCAACGACCGGTCGGCGCCGCTGACGGTCCACTGCCCGCCCGGAACCGAGGAGGACCTCCGAGACCTGGTCCACGCAGTCGGTCACGACCCCGCGTTCCCGGTCCGGATCGAGGCGGTCGCGCCCGACGAGGTCGCGCTCGACGCCGACGGCTACGAGGTCCGTGCGTTCGAGACGGAACACCGGACCGTCTCGCAGGGGTACGTCCTCGACGAGGACGACCGCCCCGGTCGGTTCGACCGCCCGAAGGCGGAGGAGCTGGGCGTCCCCGTCGGCCCGAAGTTCGGCCGGCTCCACGACGGCGAGCCGGTCGAGGCCGAGGACGGGACGATCGTCGAGCCGGACCAGGTCGTCGGGCCGCCGCGGCCCGGCCGGACCCTCGTGTACACCGCCGACACGCGCCCGCGAGAGCGAACGGTCGAGGTCGCCGAGGGCGCCGACCTGCTCGTCCACGACGCGACCTTCGCCGACGACATGGCCGACCGCGCCCGCGACACGGCCCACTCGACCGGCCGCGAGGCCGGGGGGATCGCCGCCCGCGCGGACGCGAAGCGGCTGGCGCTGGTCCACATCTCCTCGCGGTACGCCGCCGACGCCTCGCCGATCCGCCGGGAGGCGCGGGCGGCGTTCGACGGCGGCGTCATCCTCCCGGACGACGGCGACCTGATCGAGGTACCGTTCCCCGACGCGAACGAGTAGGACGGAGCCGAGCCCGGCGGTGAGAACACCCCCGCACCCGGGAAACCTTGATGAGTCGAGGCGTCGACCCCTCGAGTATGTCCGACGACTGCATCTTCTGTTCGATCGTCGCCGGCGACATCCCGGCGCGGACCGTCCACGAGACCGACGACGTGCTGGCGTTCCTCGACGCCAACCCGCTCGCGCGCGGCCACACGCTCGTGATCCCGAAATCGCACGCGCGGCACGTCGGCGACCTCGACGACGACCTCGCGAGCGAGCTGTTCGCGACGGTGACCGAGCTCACCCCGCGGGTGCAGGCCGCGGTCGACGCCGACGGCGCCAACGTCGGGATCAACGACGGCGAGGCGGCCGGCCAGGAAGTCCCTCACGTTCACGTCCACATCATCCCGCGGTTCGAGGGCGACGGCGGCGCGCCCCTCCACGCGGTCGGCGGCGAGCGACCCGGCCTCTCCGACGACGAGCTGGACGCCGTCGCCGAGGACGTGACCGCCGCGATCGACGGCTGAGCGGCTGGCCCGAGGGACATCGATCGGTCCGCCGTCGCCTCGGGACACCGACCGGCGGTCGAACGCCCGCCGACCGTCACCCCCGTCCCCCGGCGAGCCGGTCGGCCTCCGGGAGGGTGCGGAGCCACAGCATCGCGCCGGTGCCCACGAGCGGACCGACGACGAGCGGGGCGAAGGCCCACTGCCAACCGGCGGCGTCCCGCACGAGGGGGACCAGCTGGATCGAGGCGATGGTGATGAGGAAGCCGACGGCGGTCTGTAGGGTCAGCGCGGAGCCGACGTAGCTCTCGTCGGCGAGCTCGGAGACGGCGGCGGAGAACTGCGCCGAGTCGGCCACGATGAAGAATCCCCAGACGAGGACGAAGGGAACGACCACGAGCGGCGACGAGCCGAAGACGACGCCCGCGAGCAGACAGGCGCTCCCCGAGACGGCCATGGACAGGCTGGTGACGGCGGACCGGCCCCACCGGTCGGCCGCGGATCCGGCCAGCCACGCGCCGACGCCGCCGACGGCGATGGTCGCGAACGCCAGCAGCGCGGCGCGGCTGTCGGCGTCGACCACCCCGCCGGCCTCGAAGCTCGCGGCGATGTAGACGGGGACCCACGTCCAGACCGCGTACAGCTCCCACATGTGACCGAAGTAGCCGGCGTTCGCGAGGACGACGCCGCGGTCGGTGACGATCCGCCGGATCGCGCCGGGGTCGAACGGCGCCGTCTCCGGCTGGTGCGGGCCGTCCTCGTACGCGAGGACGAGCGCTCCACCGAGCGTCGCCAGCGCGGCCGTACCGTAGAGGACCGCGTCGGGGCGACCGATCCCGCCGACCGCACGAAGGAGATGCGGCGAGGCCGACCCGACCGTCAGCGCGCCGACCAGAACGCCGATGGCGAGCCCTCGCCCCGCGTCGAACCACGACGCCATCATCTTCATCCCGGTGGGGTACACCCCCGCGAGCGCGACGCCGGTCAGGAATCGCAGGGCGATCGCGGGCGGGCCGCTGGCGACGACCGCCGCGATGGCCGCCGTCCCCGCCGCGCCGAGCAGGGCGGAGCCGGCGAACAGGTACCGCGGCGGGACGACGTCGGCGATCGTCAGCGACGCCGACGCGAGGGCCCCGACCACGAAACCGAGCTGGACCGCGTTGGTCAGCCAAGCCGTCTCGGCGGCGGAGAGCTCCCACGCCGCGGCCAGTTCCGGTCCGACGGCCGTCCCGCTGAACCAGAGCGTCATCGCGAACAGCTCCGCGACGCCGACGAGCACGAGCGCGCGCCACTTCCCGTCTGCGATAGCGGCCATGTGTCAGTACCCTTATTAATAAATATGATATAAACGTTGTGTCGGGGCAGCGGCGATCCGCGGCGCTTAACAATCGACCCAAGCGAGCGGAGCCATGCACACTCGAACGCTCGCGCTCGTCGGAGCGACCGGTGGCGCGGGGACGACGCGGACCGCCGTCGAACTGGCCGCGCTGGGGGCGCGCGACGGCCGCGACGCCGCCGTGGTCGACGCCGCGTTCACGACGCAAGGGCTCTCCGAGTACGTCTCGGGGCGGATAGACGCCGACATCACGGCGCTCGTCACCGACGAGACCGGCGCGTCGCTGTCGGCGGCGGCGTACCCGATCGACGCCGAGTCGAGCGACGGCGACCCGGACCTCCCGGGGCGCGTCGACCTGCTCCCGGCCCGCGCGCCGTTCGAGCGCGCGGCCCGCGCGAAGACGGCAGAGGCCGCGCGGAAACTGGAGCGACGGATCGACGAGGCGGCGACCGCCTACGACGCCGTGGTCGTCGACGCCGCCCCCGTCGGATCGAACGAGGCGGTCGCCGCGGTCACGGCCGCCGATCGCGTCGAAGCGGTGACTCCTGCGACGGCGCACGGCCGCGACGCGCTCCAGCGGCTCCGCGGCCGAGTGGCCGACGTCGGCGGGAGCGTCGACGGGACGATCGCGGTGGCTCGCGCGGGAGGGTCAGACGCCGAGAGCGATATCGGGGAGAACGCCGACACTCGGCTTCCGCCCGTCGACCCCGCGGTCGAGAGCGCTCCCGAGGCGGCGACGGGGACCGGCGAATACGTCGCGGCGCTGGCGGAGACGTACGAGCGCGCGTTCGACGCGGCGCTCGGGATCGAGTTCGAGGAGCCGGGGCTGGTCGAGCGGATCCGGTCCTGAGCCGGTCGAACCGGGCGGTAAGAGTGAATGCGGTCGAGCGGGTTTTCAGCGCAGGCCGTCGGGCGACCCCAGCGCGCCGCCGAGGGCGTCGCCGTCGCCGCGGAGGCCGTCGCCGAGCGGCGCGGAGCCCGCGACGTGCGCGGCGACGGCGTCGGCGACCGCGGGGACCGGGTCGTGGGTCTCGACGTACGTCGCCAGCGCGAAGTCCGCCTCGTCGCCCCCGGTGAGCGCCACCGCCTCGCTGCGCGCAATCTTCCCGTCGAGCCAGTCGCGGACGACGCTCCGCCGGCTCGGCGCGAGCGGACAGACGCCCTCGACGCCGCAGCGGTGCAGCGCCTTCGCGCCCGTCATCGGGGCCACGCCGGCCTCGCGGGCGGCGTCGCCGACGCTCCGCCCGGCCGTGTACGCGTCGACCAGCGTCGCGGTCGCGGCCGGGGTACAGGGGAGGTCGTCCGCGTGCGCCGCGAGGCGGTCGACGAGCGGCGTCTCCGTGTCGTCGGCGACGGCGACTCCGCGATCGCGCTGGCTCGCGGTCACCTCCAGCCCGTCCGCGATCTCCGACAGCGTCATGCGAACCGATGGCTCCCTCTGCGAGTTAAAACCACCGTACTGCGACGGAGTGAGCGGCGCAGTCACCGACCGGTAACCGGTCGGTTCGAGCGCGTCGATCCGGGCGATCACCCTCGAATTCTCCCGGGTTTAAGTAAGGTATCGGGCCCGAGTTCGACGTGTGATGAGCCGAGCACGCTCTACCCGTGTCCGTTCGCACCGCACCGAGACGACCGACCGCGTCGAGGAGGCGACCGCCGACGGAGCGTCGACCGCCGAGAGCGAGGCGACCGCGACTGCAGCGGGAGAGGAGACGACGACGGACACGGGCGAGACGACCGCCGTCGACGAGTGTCCCGAGTGCGGCGGTCGGACCCGCGTCGACGCCGCCGAGCGCGTCTGCGCCGACTGTGGGCTCGTCGTCGAGGCCGACCGGATCGACCACGGCCCGGAGTGGCGGTCGTTCGACGACGACGACGCGAACCCGAAGCGCACCGGCGCGCCGCTGACGCGCTCCCGGCACGACAGGGGCCTCTCGACGGAGATCGGCCGGTCGACCCGCGTGAAGGGGCGCAAGCGCCGGCGGCTCGCGCGGATGCGGACCCAGCACAACCGCGCGCAGATCTCGACGAAGCGCGACCGCAACAAGGTGTACGCCTACACCGAGATCCGGCGGCTGACCGGCGTGTTGGAGCTCCCCGACAGCGTCCGTGACACGGCCTGCGCGCTGTTCGACTCCGCGCAGGACGAGAGCCTGCTGCGCGGTCGGTCGCTGGAGGGGTTCGCTGCCGCCTGCGTCTACGTCGCCTGCCGCACCGCCGACGTCGCCCGGACCGTCGGGGAGGTCTGCGGCGAGGCGAAGGCGACGGAGGACGAGCACCGGGCCGCCTTCGACGCGATGAACCGCGAGCTCGGGCTTCCGATCGGCCCGACCGGTCCGGCGGAGTACCTCCCGCGGTTCGCGAGCGACCTCGGCTGTGCGGCCGACGTGGAGCGCCGGGCGGGCGAACTCGCGGAGCGCGCCGTGAGCGAGGGGATCGCGAACGGCCGCAACCCGGTCGGCGTCGCCGCCGCCTGCCTGTACACCGCGGCCCGCGAGCTGGGCGCCGACTGCACGCAGCAGGAAGCCGCCGACGTCGCCGGCGTGACGCCCGTAACTGTTCGGCGGACGTACGTGGACCTGACCGAGGAGTGAGTCGGGAGCGAAGGAGCCCGGAAAACGACGGTGAAACCGCCGTCCGTGACGTCCCGCCGGACGGCCGCAACGGCGTCAGCGGGGGATACCGCGGGTCGGAGCCCGCGGCGGGGGCGGACCGACAGCGGCGGGCCGGCGGCAGGGGACCGGCCCTCGGCGTAGGAGGGGGTGATCGGCGGGCGGAGGGCGTCGCGCCCGGCCGACGGGGCGTCACGCGTTCGGATCGAGGGGTTGGGGAACGTTCTACGTTAGCTGTGTATCGTCCGGATAAACCGAACAATCCGCGCACGACGAACGAACCGTTCGGCGTCGGCCGCACGCTCCGGAGTCCTCACTCCCCGCCGAGCTTGTGCTGGAATGCGAAGAAGACGCGGCGACCGGTCTCGGTGAGCCTGACAGTGTCCGAGCGCCCGACGTCCTCCAGTTCGACGTAGCCACGGTCCAAGAGCGGATCGAGGACGTGCGTCTCCAGCGCGCGGTACTTCGCGGTCCGGCTCTCGCCGGCCTTCCGGAGGAACGACAGGTCGCGCTCGCGTGCCCATTCGATCAGGTTCCACTTGTCCGTCGTCAGGTGGTCGTCGTCGCGTTCGTGGAGCCTGCCGAGGACCGCGACCTGATCGGTCGTCGGCGCGTCCATGGGATAGATCGGGAGGTCGACCGTCTCCGCGACGCCCGCCGTGAGCGGCTCCTCGCGCACGTCGTGGCGGTGCGTCTCCGGCTCGACGCTGTACGGGCGCGCGCCGACGATCATGCACGCGATGGCGACGCCGACCGCGGCGATCCGCGGTCCGGTCGAGACGTTGGCGAACAGCCTGTCGCCGGCGGGCTCGCCGGCGCCGTGTTTCGCGGCGATCGTCGTCGTGACGCCGAGCACGTCGTACACGTCGGCGAGCTCGACCGGAAGCGCTCGCACCGAGGCGAACTCGGCGGCCGCCGCCCACGCGTCGCGCTGGTAGTCGGTGAGCCCGTCGACCTCGACCCGGCTGCCGTCCGGGCCCGCGGCGGCCGCCTCGAAGTCGACGGTGCCTCGAGCGGCGTCGCGGGCGGGCGCGTCGGCCAGCAGGTAGACCACGTCGGCGCCGTATCTGCGGAGGGGCTCGACGATGCGGTCGCGCTCGTGGCCGAGCGGCGCGACGTGGACGCGCCGTTCGGAAACGCGGGGAACCGTCGTGTCCATACCACCGTTCTCCGCGGCCGTCGGTTAAAAAGTGCGTCGCGCGGAGGCGGTCCGAACGCCACGGTACGTGGGGACGGATCGCACGAAAACCGTTAAGCCCGGCTGTCGCCTACGAGCGGGTATGAGCGCTGACCGGTCCGCGTTGCGGCGGGCCATCGAGCGCGGCGAGCGCGACGGCGGCGCGATCGAGTTCAAGGAGCGACTGACGCGCGAGGTTCACTTGGCGGAGGGCCGGATGGAGTCGCTCGTGGCGCAGCTCCGCCACCGGGTGCTCTCCGGCGACGGCGAAGCGACCTACGTCATCGGCGTCACCGACGACGGCGGGCTGGCCGGGATCGCGCCCGAGGCCTTCTCCGAGACGATGGACGTGCTCTCGCTTCTCGCCGACGAGGCGGACGCCCACATCGCCGACGTGGAGACGTGGAGCGCCGGCGCGGACGGGAACGGAACGGACGCCGGGCTCGTCGGCCTCGCCACCCTCCGCGACGGCGGGATGTTCGAGACGGACGACGACCACCTCGTGATCGGGACGGCCGGCCACGTCGACCACGGGAAGTCGACGCTCGTCGGCACCCTCGTCACCGGCCGGGCCGACGACGGGCAGGGGGGCACCCGCGGCTTCCTCGACGTCCAGCCCCACGAGGTCGAGCGGGGGCTCTCCGCCGACCTGTCGTACGCCGTCTACGGGTTCGAGGACGGCGGCGAGGAGCCGGTCCGGATGGACAACCCGCACCGCAAGTCCGACCGTGCGCGGATCGTCGAGGAGGCCGACCGGCTGGTCTCGTTCGTCGACACGGTCGGCCACGAGCCGTGGCTCCGGACGACGATCCGCGGGCTGGTCGGCCAGAAGCTCGACTACGGGCTCTTAGTCGTCGCCGCCGACGACGGCCCGACGAAGACGACCCGAGAACACCTCGGCATCCTGCTGGCGACCGAGCTCCCGACCATCGTCGCGATCACGAAGGCCGACGCCGTGAGCGACGAGCGGCTCGCCGACGTGGAGCGCGAGGTCGAGTCGATGCTCCGGGACGTCGGCGAGACGCCCCTCCTCGTCGACCGCCACGGGATCGACGCGGCGGTCGCGGAGGTCGGCGACGGCGTCGTCCCGCTGCTCCGCACCAGCGCGGTGACGAAGGAGGGGCTCGGGACCCTCGACCGGCTGTTCGAGACGCTCCCGAAGCGGGCGACCCCGGAGCGCGCGGAGTTCCGGATGTACGTCGACCGGAGCTACAAGGTGACCGGCGTCGGTGCGGTCGCCTCCGGCACCGTCAACTCCGGCACCGTCGAGGCCGGCGACGAGCTCCTCCTCGGCCCGATGGCCGACGGCTCCTTCCGCGAGGTGGAGGTCAGGTCGATCGAGATGCACTACCACCGGGTCGACAAGGCGACTGCCGGCCGGATCGTCGGCATCGCGCTGAAGGGCGTCGACGAGGCGGAGATCGAGCGGGGGATGGCCCTGGTGCCCCGCGAGAGCGACCCCGATCCGGTCCGCGAGTTCGAGGCCGAGGTGATGGTGCTGAACCACCCGACGCGGATCCGAGAGGGGTACGAGCCGGTCGTCCACGTGGAGACCGTCTCCGAGGCGGCCGTCTTCGCGCCCGAGGGCGGGCGGCTCCTCCCCGGCGACACCGGCCGGACGCGGGTCCGGTTCAAGTTCCGCCCGTATCTCGTCGAGGCGGGCCAACGGTTCGTCTTCCGGGAGGGGTCGAGCAAGGGCGTGGGGACGATCCGCGACGTGGACTCGGCGGAGTGAACGCGGTTCAGTCCTCGACCGACACGAGCTCCATCAGCGGGTAGCCGTCGGTCATCGTCATCCGCGTGCGGACCGTCACGCCCTCGCGTTCGATCCGCATCTCGACGTCCATCAGCGAGCCGGTGAGCTCCGTGTACCCGTTCTCGTGGTCGATCGCGTCGGCGACGCGGTCGTCGTGGATGTCAACGGTCACCGACTCGCAGAACGGCTGGTTCTCTATCGACTCCGCCATCGCGGCTTCGAGACTTCGCGTGCTCGACGGGCTGACGGGCGTCCCCGCGAA is drawn from Halorubrum sp. CBA1229 and contains these coding sequences:
- a CDS encoding GTP-binding protein, encoding MSADRSALRRAIERGERDGGAIEFKERLTREVHLAEGRMESLVAQLRHRVLSGDGEATYVIGVTDDGGLAGIAPEAFSETMDVLSLLADEADAHIADVETWSAGADGNGTDAGLVGLATLRDGGMFETDDDHLVIGTAGHVDHGKSTLVGTLVTGRADDGQGGTRGFLDVQPHEVERGLSADLSYAVYGFEDGGEEPVRMDNPHRKSDRARIVEEADRLVSFVDTVGHEPWLRTTIRGLVGQKLDYGLLVVAADDGPTKTTREHLGILLATELPTIVAITKADAVSDERLADVEREVESMLRDVGETPLLVDRHGIDAAVAEVGDGVVPLLRTSAVTKEGLGTLDRLFETLPKRATPERAEFRMYVDRSYKVTGVGAVASGTVNSGTVEAGDELLLGPMADGSFREVEVRSIEMHYHRVDKATAGRIVGIALKGVDEAEIERGMALVPRESDPDPVREFEAEVMVLNHPTRIREGYEPVVHVETVSEAAVFAPEGGRLLPGDTGRTRVRFKFRPYLVEAGQRFVFREGSSKGVGTIRDVDSAE
- a CDS encoding dihydroneopterin aldolase family protein codes for the protein MATDPQQACFEAGIKFGSLYHQFAGTPVSPSSTRSLEAAMAESIENQPFCESVTVDIHDDRVADAIDHENGYTELTGSLMDVEMRIEREGVTVRTRMTMTDGYPLMELVSVED
- a CDS encoding transcription initiation factor IIB family protein encodes the protein MSRARSTRVRSHRTETTDRVEEATADGASTAESEATATAAGEETTTDTGETTAVDECPECGGRTRVDAAERVCADCGLVVEADRIDHGPEWRSFDDDDANPKRTGAPLTRSRHDRGLSTEIGRSTRVKGRKRRRLARMRTQHNRAQISTKRDRNKVYAYTEIRRLTGVLELPDSVRDTACALFDSAQDESLLRGRSLEGFAAACVYVACRTADVARTVGEVCGEAKATEDEHRAAFDAMNRELGLPIGPTGPAEYLPRFASDLGCAADVERRAGELAERAVSEGIANGRNPVGVAAACLYTAARELGADCTQQEAADVAGVTPVTVRRTYVDLTEE
- a CDS encoding DUF6293 family protein, translating into MDTTVPRVSERRVHVAPLGHERDRIVEPLRRYGADVVYLLADAPARDAARGTVDFEAAAAGPDGSRVEVDGLTDYQRDAWAAAAEFASVRALPVELADVYDVLGVTTTIAAKHGAGEPAGDRLFANVSTGPRIAAVGVAIACMIVGARPYSVEPETHRHDVREEPLTAGVAETVDLPIYPMDAPTTDQVAVLGRLHERDDDHLTTDKWNLIEWARERDLSFLRKAGESRTAKYRALETHVLDPLLDRGYVELEDVGRSDTVRLTETGRRVFFAFQHKLGGE
- a CDS encoding AAA family ATPase: MHTRTLALVGATGGAGTTRTAVELAALGARDGRDAAVVDAAFTTQGLSEYVSGRIDADITALVTDETGASLSAAAYPIDAESSDGDPDLPGRVDLLPARAPFERAARAKTAEAARKLERRIDEAATAYDAVVVDAAPVGSNEAVAAVTAADRVEAVTPATAHGRDALQRLRGRVADVGGSVDGTIAVARAGGSDAESDIGENADTRLPPVDPAVESAPEAATGTGEYVAALAETYERAFDAALGIEFEEPGLVERIRS